A segment of the Deltaproteobacteria bacterium genome:
TTTTCAATGAGGGTCGCCCGGTTTGGGACAGCATCGGTCGGGACCTGACCTAAGCGCTCGATGAGGCGATCGGCATCAGGACCGGGGGAAAGATAATAGGCCATTTCCTGGTCTTTAGATCCAAGAATCCGAATGATCCTGGATGGACTTTGTTCGATGAATTGCAGTTTTAACGATTTAACGCTCTCCCTTGATCCTCTGGCCAGCAGAGTGGCCCATTGATACCAGGGGCTTAACCGGAAGACCTCATCCGGGGTTTTTCCACCCAAAGAGGAGACAAGGGCCTTGTATTCTTCGGCCAGTCTCAAGAGGTGGTCACAGGTCTTCCTGGCCGATAGAGAACAAGAGCAAAGGCGTTTGGATAGTTCCCGTTTATTGGCTTTAATGAGGTAGGCCGCACCCGGTCGCCGTTCTCTTTCATCCGGGACCAGGGCTAATCCTTGACGATGAAATTCAATTCGACTATGTCGGAAGGGATTGGGGGGTTCCATTTTTTGGGTTTGTTATTCAAGGATTGTTTGTTTCGGCACGCAAAGGCTGGCATTAAGCAAAACATTGACCTTGGCCCTTTTCCCTTTCAGGGATAAGGCCTGATCCAGGGCCTCTTGCAGCGATAGCATGGGGCGGATGAAGGTGCGGGATAAGAAATTGGGGTCCAGGTTGGTAACCCCCCAGATCTGTCCGCCTTGTTCCAGGAATTTCAAGTTGCGGGCCACCCGGTGAAGGCCCAGAAGGTAAGGCTGATAGATGAAAAGCCTCGCTTTTTCCGGATCGCCGGTCTGGACCATCAATTTTTGAAATTCGAGCGGACCCGGCCCCAGTGGACAGGGCATGACCAGAATAAGGATACCGTCTTCCTTCAGGGCCATCTTGCCGTGTTCAATAGGCTTCTGGGACTGGTAGAGGTCGATATCCATGGGGGGAAAAGCGACACTGATCACAATATCGGCTTTTTCCTGAAAAGGAATGGTAAAAACCTCATCGGCCTTTTGAGCGGCCATTCTTAAAGTCTCCTGAATGGATCCGCAATGGGCGGCGTAAAAATGGTGGTCCGGGGTCAGGACCAGCATCAGGGAAAAAATGGGCGGGATGGTCAGCAGACGGACAGCTTCTTCCAGATCTTCATGGACCGGGTTGCCGGACAATTGAAGGGGTTGGGCCTTCGAATCCATGGCCAGGGAGTGATTGGTTACAATCGAAGAATAAGCCGCCACTCCTGGGACAATGGCCTTTCGGCCCCCGGTATAGCCTGCAAAATAATGGGGTTCCACCGAGCCGATGACCAGGAGACGGTCGGCCATCATAACCGCCGGATTGACCAGGACCCGGGTCCCCCGCGAAGTTTCCCCGAGGAAAATCATCCCCCCCTCCTGGCGGCAGTCATGAAACCGGACCCGATCCTTTAGTTCCGGCCAAAGGGACCCGAAGATAAACCGGCAGCCTTCCTCCGTGCTTTTCAGGTGGGTGGCGGTGGCCACCAGGATGTTGAAGGGATAAGCGGAAATTTCCGGCCAGAGGTGTTCCAATATCCGGCCGCTCGGGGTAGGCCGGGTTTCATCATTGACCAGGATCAATAAAGACTTGCAGCCCCTTAAGAATTCGGATAATGAAGGGGCATCTACCGGATTTTCAAGGGCCTGCGCAAGTCCTGTTTCAAACGAAACCGGGCGGACCTCCCGGGGAGAGAGGAGTTCACCCCAGTTCTCTTCCGGGATTTTCAAGGGAACGGTTTCTTTTCCGTAAGGGATGGATAGGGTTTTCATAATAAAAACGTTATACGGTTTACGGCCAAAGGTGCATGGTTTAGGTTTAGGGTCTTTCTTTGAACCTTGAACCTTACACCTTTTACCTTAAACCTTTTTATTTATCAGGCCGCCTTTCTTGTCTTCTTTTTCAGGCGGCTGATCCGCAGTCGTAACCGATCTATCGATTTCTTGTCGTTTTTTTCTCGGACCTCAACCTTTTTGCCCCGCAGTTCCTTAATCTTTTCTTTCAACTGGCGCATGGACCGGTCCCCTTTTTTACCCGTTTCCTCCTTAATCCCCCGGGCTTTTTTAATGGCGGAGAGGACTTCCTCTTTATTCATCCCGTGAACACCGACAATATCGGGAATGGTCATAGCCAGAGCCCGCAATTCCTTGGCCGTCATTTTTTCAATAGGTTTTTCTTTTTTTTCGGCCTTTTCTTTTTTACCCATAATACTTATTCTCCTTTCAGGACAAGTGTTAAATTAGGACGCTGATTTTCGCCGATACCCGCAGATAACTACTCTATCTATTCAAAATCTTGGCAATCTGCGTCGATCTGCGTCCAAAAAGGAAATTCCTATACCCTTAAATTAAAGTTTCAAGATGCAAGATAAAATCTTGGGCCTCGCGCCTTGAACCCGCAACACGCAACTCGGAACCCGAAACTCGAAACTTGTTCTTTCTTCCCCTACCCTTTATTACCTTCCGCGATCTGCGCCAATTTCATAAAAGGCTTAAACAGATCGATGGGGATCGGGAAAAGGGTGGTTGAATTATTCTCCGAAGCCACTTCCCGGAGCGTCTGGAGATAGCGGAGCTGAAGGGCCACAGGATGTTCTTCAATGATGGCTGCGGCATCGGCCATGCGGGCGGCGGCCTGGAATTCCCCTTCGGCGTTGATGACCTTGGCCCTACGTTCCCGTTCGGCCTCAGCCTGTTTGGCCATGGCCCGTTGCATCTCCTGGGGTAAATCAATCTGTTTAACTTCTACTACAGACACTTTAATCCCCCAGGGATCGGTATGCAAATCCAGGATCTCCTGTATTTCCGTATTGACTTTTTCCCGTTCCGAGAGGATCTTGTCCAACTCGGCCTGGCCGCAGACACTGCGCAACGTAGTCTGGGCTAACTGGGAGGTGGCATACAGATATTGCTGAACCTCGACCGTGGCCTTAACGGCATCCATGACCCGAAAGTATACCACGGCATTGACCTTGACCGAGACATTGTCCCGGGTAATGACATCCTGGGCCGGTACATCCATGGTGACCGTCCGGAGATCCACTTTGATCATCTTATCAATGATGGGTATCAAAATGATCAACCCCGGGCCTTTGGCCCCGATTACCCGACCCAGACGGAAGACAACCCCCCTTTCGTATTCGTTCAGGATACGAATAGCACTGCTCAAAAAAAAGATCCCCAATACAACAATGACAGCCAGTGTGTACATAATGAACTCCTTTCTTTTAATTGCGGATTTCGGATTTCGGATTGCGGATTGCGGAGTTTGAAATACTTTTGTTTCTCCTAACTCCGAACTCCGAGCTCCGAACTATCCTTTTCGTTTCACTTTTAAAAGCAAATGTTCCAACCCGACTACCTCTATCACCTCACCGGCTTCGATGATTTCATCGGATTGGGCGTTCCAGATTTCTCCATGGACAAAAACCTTGCCCGGATGATCCGGGGTAATCCTTTGTTGCACCCGCCCAGGTTCTCCCAAGATCCCCTGATTTCCGGTCTGAGGTTTCCGGCGATAGGCTTTTACCGCCAGGGAGATGACCAAAATAAAAAACCCGGAAATAACCAAAACAGAAGTAATCAGAACCTGAAGAGAAATTCCCACTTGCCCCTCCCCTGTTTTAAACAACATGAGAGAACCGAGGGTCAAAGAAATAATCCCGGCCACGGTTAACAGTCCGTGGCTGATCACCTTGGCCTCGGCAATAAAAAAAATAATGGACAAAACAATTAAAAGCACCCCGGCGTAGTTGACCGGCAGGGTTTGCATGGCAAAAAAGGCCAGGATCAGGCAGATCCCACCGACCACTCCGGGGAAAATTCCTCCGGGGTGGATCAATTCAAAAAAGATCCCCATCATGCCCAGCATCATCAAAACATAAGCCAGGTTAGGATCACTGATGGTTCGAAGGATACGATCTCGAAAATTTTCTTTAAGATGGACCACGGTCAGGTCCTTGGTCCGGATCAGTTTGGGTTGTTTGGAAGTGGTCACCTTCCAACCATCAATTTTTTGCAAAAGGTCCGCCAGGTCGCCGGCGATTAAATCGATGACTTTGAGTTCCAGGGCCTTTTCGGCGGTAATGGATTCGCTTTTTAAAACCGCCGATTCAACCCAGTCGGCATTTCTCTTCCGTTGATCGGCAATGCTGCGGACATAGGCCACCATGTCCTTTTCCACTTTTTGAGACATGGTTTTATCGATGTCTTTGCCGCCGATATTGACCGGATGGGCGGCCCCGATATTGGTACCCGGGGCCATGGCCGCCAGATCGGCTGCCAGGACGATCATGACCCCGGCCGAAGCCGCCCGGGCTCCGCTGGGAGAGACAAAAACGATGACCGGAATCTGGGCGTTCAGGATGCCCTGGACAATGGTCCTCATAGAAGAATCCAGCCCCCCCGGAGTATCTAATTGGATCACCAGAGCAGCGGCCTTGTCCTTTTCGGCCTTTCTGATAGATCTGGTGACAAACTCCGCCACCGGAGGGTTGATGGAGCTGGCGACTGTTATGACGTAGACGGGTTGTTTTTCAGCGGCCAGGACAGGGAATGGCACAACCAATAAAGCACCTAAGAAAATCAAAATAATTGGGAGAAACAGGGCGCGCTGTCGGATAATGGTTCGGAGTTCGGAGTTCGGGGTTCGGGGTAAAAAGGAAAAGAAAGTTCGGAGTTCGGAGCAAAGAGTTCGGAAAAAAGAAGACGAAAGACTGAAAAAAGAATAGGGCGAAGCGCTCGTCCATTGTCTCCTGATTCTGCTCCCAACTCCCAACTCCGAACTCCGAACTCTTTTATTCCAACCCATCATACCCCCGTCGGACCTTTTTCAGGTCTTCCCAAGCCTCCCGCTTCGCATCGGGATTTCTCAAGAGAAAGGCCGGGTGAAAAGTGGCGATAAGGCGCCTGCCATGGAAATCCAGCCAACGGCCCCGTAATGCAGAAATCTTTTCCTTCGATCCGGTTAAGGTCTGGGCCGCACAACTTCCCAGGGCCACCAGGATCTCGGGCTCCACCAAACGGATCTCCTCTTCCATGAAATTCCGGCAGGCATTGATCTCATCCTCAAAAGGCTGCCGATTTTCCGGTGGCCGGCATTTGACCACATTGGTGATATAGACCACCTCTCGCTGCAAATTGATGGCCTGAATCATTTTGGTCAAGAGTTGTCCCGCCGGGCCGACAAAAGGTTGTCCTTGTAGATCTTCTTCGACCCCCGGTGCTTCTCCGACAAACATCAGACGGGCCTTGAAAGCCCCCTGGCCCGGTACCGCCTGATGGCGCTCCCGGACTAAAGGGCAATTCCGGCACTGGATAATGGCTTTTGACAAGGCCTTTAAAGAGTCATGGATAACCACGGGAACTGTTTCCCGGTTTTCAGGATTTTTGGGCGACCACGGCAAATAAGACCAACCCAAATTTTTTTGGAATTCAAGAAATTCTTTGAGTTGTCCGACCAATCCACCGAGGTCGAATGGATCAGGACTGTGAGATATCATCAATTCGTGGGCCTCTTCTTTTCACAATGGTATCAAAAATGAGGCCGGCCACTTCTTCTTTGAGCATCACCGGCAAAGACATGGTTTTCCCATCGGGAAAAAGGAAAAGGACCTGATTGGTATCGCCCCCAAAACCGGCTTCCGGCTTTCCAATGGGATTGGCCACAATCAGATCCAGGTTTTTTTCTTTTAACTTTTTAAGGGCATTATTTAAGAGGTCTTCGGTTTCAGCGGCAAAACCCACCAGAAATTGTTTTTTCTTCTTTTGACCCAAAAGGCGGAGGATATCCGGGTTTTGGATCAATTTTAAATGGAGAACGGATTCTTTCTTCTTTATTTTCTGGGAAAAGACCTCATCAGGGCGGTAGTCGGATACGGCCGCGGCCTTAATGACGATGGAGGCTTTCGGGAAAACACTCAAGACCGCTTCCTGCATTTCCAGGGCCGAGGTAACCCGAACGGTTGAGATGTCGGGAATATCCTCCAGATGGGTAGGACCGGTGACCAAAACAACCTGGGCACCTCTTCGCTTGGCTACCCGGGCTAAGGAAAAACCCATCTTGCCGGTTGAAGGATTGGAAATAAACCGGACCGGATCGATGGCTTCCCAGGTACAGCCGGCCGTTATGAGAACCTGTTCCCCTTTTAAATCCTGAGGGGAAAGGATGTCCAGGATTTTTTCGATAATAATTCCGGCATCAGGCAACCGCCCCGGTCCTGTTTGTCCGCAGGCCAGGAACCCGGCAGAGGGTTCCAGGACATACTGCCCGAATCCCTTCAACAGGTTCAGGTTGGCCTGGACCACCGGGTTTTCAAACATCCGGACATTCATGGCCGGACAAAAAAGCTTGGGGGCCGGGCAGGCCAGGAGAAAGGTTGAAAGCAGGTCATCGGCCAGACCATGAGCCGCCTTGGCAATCAAATTGGCTGTGGCCGGGGCCAGAACGACCAGTTCTCCCCATTCACTCAATTGGATATGGTCCATGGCTCCAGGGCGATAGGAATCGAAAAGGTCGGTAT
Coding sequences within it:
- the larA gene encoding nickel-dependent lactate racemase — translated: MKTLSIPYGKETVPLKIPEENWGELLSPREVRPVSFETGLAQALENPVDAPSLSEFLRGCKSLLILVNDETRPTPSGRILEHLWPEISAYPFNILVATATHLKSTEEGCRFIFGSLWPELKDRVRFHDCRQEGGMIFLGETSRGTRVLVNPAVMMADRLLVIGSVEPHYFAGYTGGRKAIVPGVAAYSSIVTNHSLAMDSKAQPLQLSGNPVHEDLEEAVRLLTIPPIFSLMLVLTPDHHFYAAHCGSIQETLRMAAQKADEVFTIPFQEKADIVISVAFPPMDIDLYQSQKPIEHGKMALKEDGILILVMPCPLGPGPLEFQKLMVQTGDPEKARLFIYQPYLLGLHRVARNLKFLEQGGQIWGVTNLDPNFLSRTFIRPMLSLQEALDQALSLKGKRAKVNVLLNASLCVPKQTILE
- a CDS encoding nodulation protein NfeD, which translates into the protein MGWNKRVRSSELGVGSRIRRQWTSASPYSFFSLSSSFFRTLCSELRTFFSFLPRTPNSELRTIIRQRALFLPIILIFLGALLVVPFPVLAAEKQPVYVITVASSINPPVAEFVTRSIRKAEKDKAAALVIQLDTPGGLDSSMRTIVQGILNAQIPVIVFVSPSGARAASAGVMIVLAADLAAMAPGTNIGAAHPVNIGGKDIDKTMSQKVEKDMVAYVRSIADQRKRNADWVESAVLKSESITAEKALELKVIDLIAGDLADLLQKIDGWKVTTSKQPKLIRTKDLTVVHLKENFRDRILRTISDPNLAYVLMMLGMMGIFFELIHPGGIFPGVVGGICLILAFFAMQTLPVNYAGVLLIVLSIIFFIAEAKVISHGLLTVAGIISLTLGSLMLFKTGEGQVGISLQVLITSVLVISGFFILVISLAVKAYRRKPQTGNQGILGEPGRVQQRITPDHPGKVFVHGEIWNAQSDEIIEAGEVIEVVGLEHLLLKVKRKG
- a CDS encoding transcription termination factor Rho; translated protein: MGKKEKAEKKEKPIEKMTAKELRALAMTIPDIVGVHGMNKEEVLSAIKKARGIKEETGKKGDRSMRQLKEKIKELRGKKVEVREKNDKKSIDRLRLRISRLKKKTRKAA
- a CDS encoding uracil-DNA glycosylase, which encodes MISHSPDPFDLGGLVGQLKEFLEFQKNLGWSYLPWSPKNPENRETVPVVIHDSLKALSKAIIQCRNCPLVRERHQAVPGQGAFKARLMFVGEAPGVEEDLQGQPFVGPAGQLLTKMIQAINLQREVVYITNVVKCRPPENRQPFEDEINACRNFMEEEIRLVEPEILVALGSCAAQTLTGSKEKISALRGRWLDFHGRRLIATFHPAFLLRNPDAKREAWEDLKKVRRGYDGLE
- a CDS encoding slipin family protein, with the protein product MYTLAVIVVLGIFFLSSAIRILNEYERGVVFRLGRVIGAKGPGLIILIPIIDKMIKVDLRTVTMDVPAQDVITRDNVSVKVNAVVYFRVMDAVKATVEVQQYLYATSQLAQTTLRSVCGQAELDKILSEREKVNTEIQEILDLHTDPWGIKVSVVEVKQIDLPQEMQRAMAKQAEAERERRAKVINAEGEFQAAARMADAAAIIEEHPVALQLRYLQTLREVASENNSTTLFPIPIDLFKPFMKLAQIAEGNKG
- the coaBC gene encoding bifunctional phosphopantothenoylcysteine decarboxylase/phosphopantothenate--cysteine ligase CoaBC encodes the protein MLKDRHIILGVSGGIAAYKTVELLRRLSEAEARVAVVMTRNGQRFITPLTFQALTPHGVYTDLFDSYRPGAMDHIQLSEWGELVVLAPATANLIAKAAHGLADDLLSTFLLACPAPKLFCPAMNVRMFENPVVQANLNLLKGFGQYVLEPSAGFLACGQTGPGRLPDAGIIIEKILDILSPQDLKGEQVLITAGCTWEAIDPVRFISNPSTGKMGFSLARVAKRRGAQVVLVTGPTHLEDIPDISTVRVTSALEMQEAVLSVFPKASIVIKAAAVSDYRPDEVFSQKIKKKESVLHLKLIQNPDILRLLGQKKKKQFLVGFAAETEDLLNNALKKLKEKNLDLIVANPIGKPEAGFGGDTNQVLFLFPDGKTMSLPVMLKEEVAGLIFDTIVKRRGPRIDDISQS